In Clostridium sporogenes, one genomic interval encodes:
- a CDS encoding helix-turn-helix domain-containing protein, translated as MGIVVNLDVMMAKRKISLKELAEKINLTNANLSILKNNKAKAIRFSTLEAICKELNCQPGDILEYKEDQNGNEKEDELN; from the coding sequence ATGGGAATTGTAGTTAATTTAGATGTTATGATGGCAAAACGAAAGATTTCTCTTAAAGAATTAGCTGAAAAAATTAATTTAACTAATGCTAATTTATCAATTCTAAAAAATAATAAAGCAAAGGCTATAAGATTTTCCACTTTAGAAGCAATATGCAAGGAATTGAATTGTCAACCTGGAGATATTTTAGAATACAAAGAAGATCAAAATGGAAATGAAAAGGAGGATGAATTAAATTAA
- a CDS encoding class I SAM-dependent DNA methyltransferase: MDDKEFFNNLADKWDDMCFHSKEKIEYILSKANLKEGDKVLDIGSGTGVLIPYLENIICNIGHITAMDIAENMLKVSKGKNTYSNLDFIVGDFLGYKSKKTFDCITAYSCYPHFKDKDKLADRAYELLEEGGRLVIAHSESKEKINSRHKDVDHKIKSHILPKVKYTAELMEKHNFKTIYTEDNEECYIYIGARNK; the protein is encoded by the coding sequence ATGGATGATAAAGAGTTTTTTAATAATCTAGCAGATAAGTGGGACGATATGTGTTTTCATTCAAAAGAGAAAATAGAATATATTCTTTCAAAAGCAAATTTGAAAGAAGGAGATAAAGTTTTAGATATAGGTAGTGGTACAGGGGTACTTATACCTTATTTAGAAAATATAATTTGTAATATTGGGCATATAACTGCTATGGATATAGCAGAAAATATGTTAAAGGTATCAAAAGGAAAAAATACATACTCTAATTTAGATTTTATAGTAGGAGATTTTTTAGGGTATAAATCTAAAAAAACTTTTGATTGTATAACAGCATATTCCTGTTATCCTCATTTTAAGGACAAGGATAAGTTAGCAGATAGAGCTTATGAACTACTTGAAGAAGGTGGTAGATTAGTTATAGCTCATAGTGAAAGTAAAGAGAAGATAAACTCTAGACATAAAGATGTAGATCATAAGATAAAGTCACATATATTGCCTAAGGTGAAATATACCGCAGAATTAATGGAAAAACATAATTTTAAAACTATATATACAGAGGATAATGAAGAATGTTATATTTATATAGGTGCAAGAAACAAATAA
- a CDS encoding ECF transporter S component: MVQSKNKQLVRGALLIAIGLLLPYLFHGIKNAGSIFLPMHIPILIGGFILSPYFALAVGVLTPLLSHLFTGMPPFPFVYVMVVELLTYGVVISILYNKKKMGIYPSLIIGMLSGRLANILCNYLVLHLIMTKPFKFPVVLAGLFVKGLPGIIIQLILIPILVKSLGKVELGKAV; encoded by the coding sequence ATGGTACAATCAAAAAATAAACAATTAGTTAGAGGTGCATTATTAATAGCGATAGGGTTATTATTGCCTTATTTATTTCATGGAATAAAAAATGCAGGATCAATATTTTTACCAATGCATATTCCTATTCTTATAGGAGGTTTTATATTAAGTCCTTATTTTGCTTTAGCAGTAGGAGTATTAACTCCTTTATTGAGTCATTTATTTACAGGTATGCCACCATTCCCATTTGTCTATGTAATGGTAGTTGAATTATTAACTTATGGAGTGGTTATATCAATCTTATATAATAAAAAGAAAATGGGAATATACCCATCATTAATAATTGGAATGTTAAGTGGAAGATTGGCTAATATATTATGTAATTATTTAGTTTTACATTTAATAATGACAAAACCTTTTAAATTTCCAGTTGTATTAGCAGGGTTATTTGTAAAAGGTTTGCCGGGTATAATTATTCAATTAATACTTATACCTATATTAGTTAAATCACTAGGAAAAGTAGAATTAGGAAAGGCTGTATAA
- a CDS encoding DUF5673 domain-containing protein, which translates to MDVLEGILLILVGVTFIFWIVLTFINLWYKSKEGGKVVLNIKRGIERNIMILMSLIIILFSLLNDNPNTYIEIIIGIVILYNGVERFEIMENGIFVEGNFKKWEDIESCKWHERLDHTLIIRGKEDVDYLRRFNTIKLKLKKEEQELVFKIINKKIAQVS; encoded by the coding sequence ATGGATGTGTTAGAAGGGATATTATTAATATTAGTAGGGGTAACTTTTATATTTTGGATTGTGTTAACTTTTATAAATCTTTGGTATAAGAGTAAAGAAGGTGGAAAAGTTGTTTTAAATATAAAACGAGGTATAGAGCGAAATATTATGATACTTATGTCTTTAATAATAATATTATTTTCTCTTTTAAATGATAATCCTAATACTTATATAGAAATAATAATAGGTATAGTTATATTATATAATGGTGTAGAAAGATTTGAAATAATGGAAAATGGAATTTTTGTAGAGGGAAACTTTAAAAAATGGGAAGATATAGAATCATGTAAATGGCATGAGAGACTAGATCATACTTTAATAATAAGGGGAAAGGAAGATGTGGATTATTTAAGAAGATTTAATACTATAAAACTAAAGCTTAAAAAAGAAGAACAAGAACTAGTTTTTAAAATAATAAATAAAAAGATAGCTCAGGTTTCTTAA
- a CDS encoding NUDIX domain-containing protein yields the protein MLKRDTRVQIVIVENGKYILIKHWVKLENRYFWALPGGGREKGESLEEAAIREAKEETGLDIELLPLTYESLPPIKNSMYKNMVTFIGYPVNGEAKVGYDPEEELKNLYGLVDIEWLDLRDKEGLTDVTIRDVEGILDEFEIEDIEEEKIFLIYREKDSIREYLVLNNINSIKEQCISSNINKSVSDNKIKFLCLNKDNEYTFCGDNCSLNSKSCSPEVYLQEILGIKLKNVIGQKKLGIFLYKKNNNFFKRNITLIPLKKEEKIYKEHSFIKEEDVLKEKISEDLVRIFTFIKDNI from the coding sequence ATGCTTAAAAGAGATACTAGAGTTCAAATCGTTATTGTGGAGAATGGTAAGTATATATTAATAAAACACTGGGTTAAATTAGAAAATAGATATTTTTGGGCTTTACCTGGTGGCGGAAGAGAAAAGGGTGAAAGCTTAGAAGAAGCAGCTATAAGGGAAGCTAAAGAAGAAACAGGATTAGATATAGAGCTTTTACCTTTGACATATGAATCATTACCACCAATAAAAAATTCTATGTATAAAAATATGGTAACTTTTATTGGATATCCAGTAAATGGAGAAGCAAAGGTAGGATATGATCCGGAGGAAGAGCTAAAAAATCTTTATGGATTAGTAGATATAGAGTGGCTAGACTTAAGAGATAAGGAAGGATTAACAGATGTAACCATAAGAGATGTAGAGGGGATATTAGATGAGTTTGAAATAGAAGATATAGAAGAGGAAAAAATTTTTTTAATATATAGAGAGAAGGATAGTATAAGAGAGTATTTAGTTTTAAATAATATTAATAGTATAAAGGAGCAGTGTATCTCATCCAATATAAATAAAAGTGTAAGTGATAATAAAATAAAATTCTTATGTTTAAATAAAGACAATGAATATACTTTCTGTGGAGATAATTGTAGTTTAAATTCAAAAAGCTGTAGCCCAGAAGTATATTTACAAGAAATATTAGGTATTAAATTAAAAAATGTAATAGGGCAAAAAAAATTAGGTATATTTTTGTATAAAAAAAATAATAATTTTTTTAAAAGAAATATTACCCTAATTCCGTTGAAAAAAGAAGAAAAAATTTATAAAGAACACAGTTTTATAAAAGAAGAAGATGTATTAAAAGAAAAAATTTCAGAAGATCTAGTTAGAATATTTACATTTATCAAGGATAATATATAA
- a CDS encoding TPM domain-containing protein, whose protein sequence is MKKVINKNLSKIGLTFILVMALIMVCPVLTKAEKNFPKPTNLKYVNDYVGVIDDKTKEYIVSVGNELEKKTGAQMSVVVIDSLEGSDVESYANTLFRQWGLGQKGKDNGVMILLSVKDKKWRVEVGRGLEGRITDIYSSRVMEEIAKPLLKEEKYGEAMKKVYSVFADDVAKEYNVTLEKNEKVKVPQKKKSGGGVIPAIIFIIILLSIFGGRGGRRGRRRTSIWDLIFLNSLFSNRRNRWDDDDDDPFGGGGFGGFGGGGSSGGGGFGGFGGGSSGGGGSSGGW, encoded by the coding sequence ATGAAAAAAGTTATAAATAAAAATTTGAGCAAAATAGGTTTAACTTTTATATTAGTAATGGCCCTAATTATGGTTTGTCCAGTATTAACAAAGGCAGAAAAAAATTTCCCTAAACCTACAAATTTAAAATATGTAAATGATTATGTCGGAGTTATAGATGATAAAACTAAAGAGTATATTGTTTCAGTAGGAAATGAGTTAGAGAAAAAAACAGGAGCACAAATGTCAGTGGTTGTAATAGATTCACTGGAAGGATCTGATGTAGAATCCTATGCTAATACTTTGTTTAGACAGTGGGGACTAGGACAAAAAGGTAAAGATAATGGAGTTATGATACTTCTATCTGTAAAGGATAAAAAATGGAGAGTAGAAGTAGGAAGAGGCTTAGAAGGAAGAATAACAGATATTTATTCTTCTAGGGTGATGGAAGAAATAGCTAAACCTTTACTTAAAGAAGAAAAATATGGTGAAGCCATGAAGAAGGTCTATTCTGTATTTGCAGATGATGTAGCTAAAGAATATAATGTTACTTTAGAAAAGAATGAAAAAGTTAAAGTGCCACAAAAGAAGAAGAGCGGAGGAGGCGTTATACCCGCTATAATTTTCATTATAATTTTATTAAGTATTTTTGGTGGAAGAGGTGGAAGACGAGGAAGAAGAAGAACCTCTATTTGGGATCTTATATTCCTAAATTCACTTTTCTCTAATAGAAGAAATAGATGGGATGACGATGATGATGATCCCTTTGGTGGCGGAGGCTTTGGAGGTTTCGGCGGTGGAGGATCCTCTGGTGGCGGAGGTTTTGGCGGCTTTGGCGGCGGAAGTTCCGGTGGAGGAGGTTCTTCTGGCGGATGGTAG
- a CDS encoding LemA family protein, which yields MKKGLRNTLIVVGIILLILFPLIGTYNKLVSMEQNVNRAASNIETNLQRRSDLISNLVETVKGYAAQEKDIFKGVADARSKLAGAQKIDEKAQANEELSGALSRLLVVVERYPDLKSSQNFKDLSVAIEGTENRIAIARQDYNESVNNYNTGIRKFPNSIIAGMFRFSEKPYFKAQAGAGTAPKVDFSK from the coding sequence ATGAAAAAAGGATTGAGAAATACCCTTATAGTAGTAGGGATAATTTTATTAATACTATTTCCTTTAATAGGAACATATAACAAATTAGTGTCTATGGAGCAAAATGTTAATAGAGCAGCTTCTAATATTGAAACTAATCTTCAAAGAAGATCTGATCTTATATCAAATTTAGTAGAAACAGTTAAAGGTTATGCTGCACAGGAAAAAGATATTTTTAAAGGTGTAGCAGATGCAAGATCAAAATTGGCAGGAGCTCAAAAAATAGATGAAAAAGCTCAGGCTAATGAAGAGCTATCAGGAGCTTTATCAAGATTATTAGTGGTAGTGGAAAGATATCCAGACTTAAAATCTAGTCAAAATTTTAAAGATTTATCAGTAGCTATAGAAGGAACTGAAAATAGAATAGCTATTGCAAGACAAGATTATAATGAATCAGTAAATAATTATAATACAGGTATAAGAAAGTTTCCAAATTCTATTATAGCTGGTATGTTTAGATTTAGTGAAAAACCATATTTTAAAGCACAAGCAGGAGCAGGTACAGCACCTAAAGTAGATTTTTCAAAGTAG
- a CDS encoding PLP-dependent aminotransferase family protein encodes MLFDIKLDKNSPVYIQISDYIKSMILKGMIRKDEKLPSTRELASMLKVSRNTIISAYEFLEDDGFIYIKKGKGAFVSNVNIHVEEKWTVNWEKNINDYAKKAENLDIIKHEIPWEKGMISFKSISPDENLFDLEEFKKAFLNRFSLEGEKILNYGYAIGYRDLINHIMKYMKNKGVDTSNKKILITNGFTEGFDIVLSSLIQKGDKVLCENPTHNTAIKIMKMHDIEIVGIDMDEDGINIDKLKETIGKNNIKLAYLVPSYHNPTGIVMSPEKRIKIYNILKDNNIPIVEDGFNEELRYSGDHVSPMIAFSGKGNSIIYIGSFSKVLFPGIRIGWVLGDKKLIDYLESVKRSRNIHTSFLDQAILYEYLKSGNFEKYIKKARKIYKEKYEFALECAKKYIPAEYITGEGGLHIFIKLKNIKSRELLKECCKNGVIFTPGDIFYVDNKGGDTFRLGISRVSLEEIEKGFKIIGNSAKKLINNYI; translated from the coding sequence ATGTTATTTGATATAAAATTAGATAAAAATTCACCAGTATATATTCAGATAAGTGATTATATAAAATCTATGATATTAAAGGGAATGATAAGAAAAGATGAAAAATTACCATCCACTAGAGAGCTAGCTTCTATGCTTAAGGTTAGTAGGAATACTATTATATCTGCTTATGAGTTTTTAGAGGATGATGGATTTATATATATAAAAAAAGGTAAGGGAGCCTTTGTTTCTAATGTGAATATTCATGTTGAAGAAAAATGGACAGTTAATTGGGAAAAGAATATAAATGACTATGCTAAGAAAGCCGAAAATTTAGATATTATAAAACATGAAATACCTTGGGAAAAGGGCATGATATCTTTTAAAAGTATTTCTCCAGATGAGAATTTATTTGATTTAGAGGAATTTAAAAAAGCTTTTTTAAATAGATTTTCCTTAGAAGGAGAAAAAATATTAAATTACGGTTATGCTATAGGATATAGGGATTTAATAAATCATATTATGAAATATATGAAAAATAAAGGAGTGGATACATCAAATAAAAAGATATTGATAACTAATGGTTTTACAGAAGGCTTTGATATCGTATTATCTTCTCTAATACAAAAAGGAGATAAAGTATTATGTGAAAATCCTACTCATAATACAGCTATAAAAATAATGAAAATGCATGATATTGAAATTGTAGGTATTGATATGGACGAAGACGGTATAAATATAGATAAATTAAAAGAGACTATAGGTAAAAACAATATAAAATTAGCTTATTTGGTACCTTCTTATCATAACCCTACAGGTATAGTTATGAGTCCAGAAAAAAGAATAAAAATATACAATATATTAAAAGATAATAACATACCTATAGTAGAGGATGGTTTTAACGAAGAACTAAGGTATTCTGGTGATCATGTATCTCCTATGATTGCTTTTTCTGGTAAGGGTAATAGTATTATCTATATAGGAAGCTTTTCAAAGGTACTTTTCCCTGGAATAAGAATAGGTTGGGTATTAGGAGATAAAAAGCTCATAGACTATTTAGAAAGTGTAAAAAGAAGCAGAAATATTCACACATCCTTTTTAGATCAGGCTATATTGTATGAATATTTAAAGAGTGGAAATTTTGAAAAATATATTAAAAAAGCTAGGAAAATATATAAAGAAAAATATGAGTTTGCTTTAGAATGTGCTAAAAAATATATACCTGCAGAATATATTACAGGAGAAGGTGGGCTTCATATATTTATAAAATTAAAAAATATAAAATCAAGAGAATTATTAAAAGAGTGTTGCAAAAATGGAGTAATTTTTACTCCAGGGGATATATTTTATGTAGATAACAAAGGAGGAGACACTTTTAGATTAGGTATATCTAGAGTTTCTTTAGAAGAAATAGAAAAAGGCTTTAAAATTATAGGAAATTCAGCAAAAAAACTTATAAATAATTATATTTAG
- a CDS encoding threonine/serine exporter family protein, with amino-acid sequence MVIKQIILAFFGSVFPVVLFNIDRKKIVWTGFAGSIGWTAYLIVYNYIYSPVMASFVGAFMVGIYSEVMARKLKTPAMQFSIPGIFPLVPGITAYYAINSIVEQNYALAYSKGFQTVAVGGAIAFGIMLSSTTVRFITKITQTKREK; translated from the coding sequence GTGGTGATAAAACAAATTATATTAGCGTTTTTCGGAAGTGTGTTTCCCGTTGTACTCTTTAATATTGATAGAAAAAAAATAGTATGGACTGGTTTTGCAGGTTCTATTGGTTGGACGGCATATCTTATAGTATATAATTATATATATAGTCCTGTTATGGCATCCTTTGTTGGGGCCTTTATGGTAGGAATATACAGTGAAGTTATGGCAAGAAAGCTTAAAACACCTGCTATGCAATTTTCTATACCAGGTATATTTCCTCTAGTACCAGGAATTACTGCTTATTATGCCATAAATTCTATAGTTGAACAAAATTATGCTTTAGCCTATTCTAAGGGATTTCAAACTGTAGCTGTAGGTGGAGCAATTGCTTTTGGTATAATGCTCTCTTCCACCACTGTTAGGTTTATTACAAAAATAACACAAACTAAAAGAGAGAAATAA
- a CDS encoding threonine/serine exporter family protein, which produces MEAKQVLEISLSVGKMLLSNGAESYRVEETIERICRAYNLQCECMVTAKGVFLSIIDDNNEKVTSLKKVKTRGVDLARIDRLNSFSRSLQDNPISYDEAKETLREIDSLPFFSLPVRIVAAGMTSFVYSLFFNGTIYDAIVSTFISMGIYYMLDKVSKIGFFQFFQFFFAGFIIGILSLVAENVSPLVSRANVITGGIMILVPGVPLTNGIKDIIYDDFMSGIVKFGEAMLVVTAMGAGIATALTLGVGVKW; this is translated from the coding sequence ATGGAAGCTAAGCAGGTTTTAGAAATTTCACTTTCTGTAGGAAAAATGCTTTTAAGCAATGGGGCAGAATCCTATAGAGTTGAAGAAACAATTGAGAGAATTTGTAGGGCATATAATTTGCAGTGTGAATGTATGGTTACCGCTAAAGGTGTTTTTTTATCTATTATAGATGATAATAATGAAAAGGTAACTTCACTTAAAAAAGTAAAAACAAGAGGAGTAGACTTAGCTAGAATAGATCGCCTTAATTCTTTTTCTAGAAGCCTTCAAGATAATCCTATTTCCTATGATGAAGCTAAAGAAACTTTAAGAGAAATAGATTCCCTGCCATTTTTTAGTTTACCAGTAAGGATTGTGGCTGCAGGTATGACTTCCTTTGTTTACTCCTTATTTTTTAATGGTACAATTTATGATGCCATTGTTTCAACTTTTATCAGTATGGGAATTTATTATATGTTAGATAAGGTATCTAAGATAGGATTTTTTCAATTTTTTCAATTTTTCTTTGCAGGCTTTATCATAGGAATATTGAGTTTAGTTGCGGAAAATGTATCCCCACTTGTAAGTAGAGCAAATGTTATAACAGGAGGAATAATGATATTAGTTCCAGGAGTACCACTTACAAATGGTATAAAAGATATTATCTATGATGATTTTATGTCTGGTATAGTAAAGTTTGGAGAGGCAATGCTAGTGGTAACTGCTATGGGAGCAGGAATTGCTACAGCATTGACATTGGGAGTAGGTGTTAAGTGGTGA
- a CDS encoding DUF169 domain-containing protein: MDIKNICQNLYATLNLERKMVGVKFIFTKEHFEKLDIPKLNSKVNYCYMVKMASNGREFKANEENFNCLASARALGIISSNNYVDSGQHYGKHGLYDSLATAKKVQKDITFINHSIYGIEIRPLENFIEEPDVVVIITNPYSVMRIVQAYTYKYGVHKNITLGGNQGICSECTAVPYENNDLNISTLCSGTRFFCKWDESDMGVGFPFNKLKDIENGILKTLNPTEPNHKKKEIESKYKNMESNIDIKYNENYFVNYK; the protein is encoded by the coding sequence ATGGATATAAAAAATATATGCCAGAATTTATATGCTACATTAAATTTAGAGAGAAAAATGGTAGGGGTTAAATTTATATTTACAAAAGAGCATTTTGAAAAGTTGGATATTCCTAAATTAAATAGCAAAGTAAATTATTGTTATATGGTGAAGATGGCTTCTAATGGAAGAGAATTTAAAGCTAATGAAGAAAATTTTAATTGTTTAGCTTCTGCGAGAGCTTTAGGTATAATTTCTAGTAATAATTATGTAGACTCAGGACAACATTATGGAAAACACGGTTTATATGATAGCCTAGCTACGGCTAAAAAGGTACAAAAAGATATTACTTTTATAAATCATTCGATATATGGTATAGAAATTAGACCTTTAGAAAATTTTATAGAAGAGCCAGATGTAGTTGTTATTATAACTAATCCATATAGTGTAATGAGAATAGTTCAGGCATATACTTATAAATATGGAGTACATAAAAATATAACTTTAGGTGGGAATCAAGGAATATGTTCTGAATGTACAGCTGTTCCTTATGAAAATAATGATCTTAATATATCAACCTTGTGCTCTGGAACAAGATTTTTTTGTAAATGGGATGAAAGTGATATGGGAGTAGGATTTCCATTTAATAAGCTTAAAGACATTGAAAATGGAATATTAAAAACATTAAATCCAACAGAGCCAAATCACAAGAAAAAAGAGATAGAATCAAAGTATAAGAATATGGAAAGTAATATTGATATAAAGTATAATGAAAACTATTTTGTTAATTATAAATAA
- a CDS encoding ABC transporter ATP-binding protein, which produces MLIVKDINVNYGVIPALKQISINVNEGEIVTIIGNNGSGKSTLLKALTAQLKYTGDISFYGESLKGMSTHKIAQRGICLVPEGRGIFPLITVEENLLLAFCNKINKGTKDEKLQEVYTRFPRLKERRTQLAGSLSGGEQQMLAIGRAILSSAKLILLDEPSMGLAPIMVEEVFETIKSINKGGTSILLIEQNASMALKVCNRGYALENGKIVLEGSTEELIKSNFIKKIYLGR; this is translated from the coding sequence ATGTTAATAGTTAAAGATATTAATGTAAATTATGGGGTTATTCCTGCTCTAAAGCAAATATCTATAAATGTTAATGAAGGGGAAATAGTAACTATAATAGGTAATAATGGTTCTGGAAAATCTACATTATTAAAAGCATTAACAGCACAATTAAAATATACTGGAGATATTTCTTTTTATGGAGAGTCTTTAAAGGGAATGAGCACTCATAAAATAGCTCAAAGGGGGATATGTTTAGTTCCGGAAGGTAGAGGAATATTTCCTTTGATTACAGTAGAGGAAAATTTACTTTTGGCCTTTTGTAACAAGATAAATAAAGGTACTAAAGATGAAAAATTACAAGAGGTTTATACAAGATTTCCAAGATTAAAAGAAAGAAGAACCCAATTGGCAGGTAGTTTAAGTGGAGGAGAACAACAAATGCTTGCTATAGGACGAGCTATCTTATCTAGCGCTAAGTTAATATTACTAGATGAACCTTCTATGGGATTAGCTCCTATTATGGTGGAGGAAGTTTTTGAAACTATAAAATCTATAAATAAGGGAGGAACATCTATACTTTTAATTGAGCAAAATGCTTCTATGGCTCTAAAAGTATGTAATAGAGGATATGCTTTAGAAAACGGCAAAATAGTATTAGAGGGTAGCACAGAAGAATTGATTAAAAGTAATTTTATTAAAAAAATTTATCTTGGAAGGTAG
- a CDS encoding ABC transporter ATP-binding protein, translating into MNILEVKDLNINFGGITAIDNLNFSVKKGEILGVIGPNGAGKTTLYNAITGIYRPSKGDIFLNNKKITGTKPYKISRLGIARTFQNIRLFNSLTVLENILVGRVSELKKLVNLNPYMEETFDILKVVGLEKVINNMASDLPYGQQRKVEIARALAISPKVLLLDEPAAGMNNYEKRDLKNLINILREDFNITVLIIEHDMGVIMELCDRILVLDYGKKIAEGSPEEISNDDNVIKAYMGKGIKEI; encoded by the coding sequence ATGAACATATTAGAAGTAAAAGATTTAAATATAAATTTTGGTGGAATAACTGCAATAGATAATCTGAATTTTTCAGTGAAAAAAGGAGAGATATTAGGGGTTATAGGCCCAAATGGAGCTGGTAAAACTACATTATATAATGCTATTACAGGAATATATAGACCTAGCAAGGGAGATATATTTTTAAATAACAAAAAAATAACGGGAACGAAACCTTATAAGATAAGTAGATTAGGTATTGCAAGAACCTTTCAAAATATAAGATTATTTAATTCTTTAACAGTTCTTGAAAATATTTTAGTAGGTAGGGTAAGTGAATTAAAAAAACTTGTTAACTTAAATCCTTATATGGAAGAAACCTTTGATATTTTAAAAGTTGTAGGATTGGAAAAAGTAATTAACAATATGGCCTCTGATTTACCCTATGGACAGCAAAGAAAGGTAGAAATAGCTAGGGCTTTGGCTATCTCACCTAAGGTATTACTTTTAGATGAACCAGCGGCAGGTATGAATAATTATGAAAAACGGGATTTGAAAAATTTAATCAATATACTTAGAGAAGATTTCAATATAACAGTACTTATCATAGAGCATGACATGGGAGTTATAATGGAGTTATGTGACAGAATTCTAGTATTAGATTACGGAAAAAAAATTGCTGAAGGTAGCCCAGAGGAAATAAGCAATGATGATAATGTAATAAAAGCTTATATGGGTAAGGGTATAAAGGAGATTTAA
- a CDS encoding branched-chain amino acid ABC transporter permease, producing the protein MKLFKNNKIMFLIILAVLLVAPFMITNQYILHIIITILLYSILSMSLNFVSGNAGQISVGHAAFYGIGAYTTSILMINAHLSFITAMLLGGLLAGICGIFLGIPSLRVKGNYLCIITLGFGEIVKLILLNWNKVTGGPMGISSIPNPEFLNIFKDKNLGFYYLILFLFVIFFVILYKLTYSNYGLLMLAVRENEIAATSLGVNIASIKLFAFIISSFIAGIAGGFYATYVSFISPESFMFKESITILAMVIIGGKGNIVGAIIGAIVLAIIPELLREFNDYRMLFYGLGLVLMIVFRPDGIYGLKYRKKFTYKS; encoded by the coding sequence ATGAAGTTATTTAAAAATAACAAAATTATGTTTTTAATAATTTTGGCAGTATTGCTTGTAGCACCTTTTATGATTACAAATCAATATATTCTACATATTATTATAACTATACTTTTATATAGCATATTAAGTATGAGTCTTAATTTTGTTAGCGGTAATGCAGGGCAAATTTCTGTAGGACATGCTGCTTTCTATGGTATAGGGGCTTATACAACTAGTATACTTATGATTAATGCTCATTTGTCTTTTATAACTGCTATGTTATTAGGGGGATTGTTAGCAGGCATATGTGGAATATTTTTAGGTATACCATCTTTACGTGTAAAAGGGAACTACCTTTGCATAATAACTCTTGGATTTGGAGAAATAGTAAAATTAATATTGTTAAATTGGAATAAAGTAACCGGTGGACCTATGGGTATTTCCTCTATACCTAATCCAGAATTTTTAAACATATTTAAGGATAAAAACTTAGGATTTTATTATCTAATATTATTTTTATTTGTGATTTTCTTTGTTATATTATATAAATTAACTTATTCCAATTATGGATTGCTTATGTTAGCTGTTAGAGAAAATGAAATAGCAGCTACATCATTGGGAGTAAATATAGCTAGCATAAAACTTTTTGCTTTTATAATAAGTTCGTTTATAGCAGGCATAGCTGGAGGATTTTATGCAACTTATGTTTCCTTTATAAGTCCAGAGTCTTTTATGTTTAAAGAATCTATAACTATTTTAGCTATGGTTATAATAGGGGGAAAAGGAAATATAGTTGGAGCAATTATTGGGGCTATAGTGCTAGCTATTATTCCAGAGCTTTTAAGGGAATTTAATGATTATAGAATGTTATTTTATGGGTTAGGTTTAGTATTAATGATTGTATTTAGACCTGATGGAATTTATGGATTGAAATATAGAAAGAAATTTACGTATAAATCGTAG